GGCCTGCAGCTTCCCCGCGTACGCGACATGGGCCCGTTGATTCTGGTGTGGTTCGCCTCCATCGGTGTGTTGGTGGTCCAGCATGACCTTGGCACCTCGCTGATGTTCTTCGCCATGTTCGTCTCGATGCTTTACGTCGCCACCGGCCGCGGCAGCTGGCTGATCATCGGCGGCATCGCGTTCGTGGTCGCGGCGGTGTTCTCGGTCAAGTTCTTCGCCCACGTCGGCTATCGTGTCGACGGCTGGCTGCATCCTTTCGACGCCGCGGTTTATAACCGCAAGTACGGCAGCTCCTATCAGCTGGTCACCGGTATTTTCGGGCTCGCTTCCGGCGGGCTCCTGGGCACCGGCATAGGGCAAGGGCACCCCGGACTCACCCCGCTCGGCAACTCCGATTTCATCTATTCGTCCCTCGGCGAGGAACTTGGTCTGGCCGGCCTGATGGCGATTTTGATGCTTTACTTGATTATCATCACTTCCGGCTTGCTCACGGCTATGAAAATCAAGGACGGTTTCGGCAAACTTCTGGCTTCCGGCCTCGTGTTCACCATGGCCTTCCAGGTATTCACCGTGGTCGGCGGCCTCACCCTGGTCATTCCGATGACGGGCTTGACGCTGCCGTATATGGCTGCAGGCGGTTCGTCGCTGGTGGCGAACTATATCCTTGCGGCGCTGCTGATCGTGATTTCCAACGAGGCCAATAAGCCGGAGCCCGAAGGCGAACTTTCCAACACCATGCAGTACGAGGCGATGGCGGCGCTCAACGAACGCAGCGCACAGAAAAAGAACCGCGAAGCCAAGCATTCCCGCTCACGTTCCCGTGAAAGCGAAACCGAACCCTCGACTTCGAGCTTCCCCGCCTCGCCATCCCCCTCTGTCAGGTCCACGACCTCGGCGACGGGCGATGAAAACGATTCCTCGCATTCCCCGATGCCGTCGAACCCCACGGTGCAGGAACCGCAACAGACGGCAGATGTCCAACCCAGCCCGCGCGTGGCTGCGAGCTCGACTGCGGAAACGTTGCCGCAAACGCCGGCCCCCGCAAACTCCGATCCCATCCAAGGCCCCGATGCAGCCGCTCGGCCTTCGGCGATGCCGGATTCCGGCGATGCCATGCCTGTGAATCCTCTACATTCTGCCGATTCGGAAATCCTTGATCTGAACTTTGATGACCTGCTGGGAGGCAAACGATGAACAAATACCTCCGTCAGCTTTTTACCGCCGTCATCATCCTCTTCGCGATTCTGGGACTTTCGAGCACCATGATCACGGCCATCCACGCCAACAAGCTCAACAATGACCCGCGCAACCAGCGAGGACTGTACCACGAATTCGACGCCCCTCGCGGCTCGATACTCGCTTCCGACGGTACGGTGATGGCCAAATCCGACCCGGTCAACGATCCGTTCGCCTACCAGCGCTCGTATGCCAACGGTCCGTTGTACGCGCCGGTGACTGGCTACTTCTCCATCAGCCAACGCGCTGACCGCGGTATCGAGGATTCTCGCAACAAACTGCTGACCGGCGAATCCAACCAACTGTTCTGGCAGCAGTTCAAGTCGCTGTTCACCGGTTCGGCCAACAAAGGCGCTTCCATCGAAACCTCCATCGACCCGAAGCTGCAGACCACGGCTTATGCGCAGATGGCCGGCAAAAGCGGTTCCGTGGTGGTCCTCGAGCCGAAGACCAACCGCATTCTGGCGATGGTTTCGACGCCCAGCTATGACCCGAACGTACTTGCCAGCCACGATACAACGAAAGTCAATCAGGACTATTCACGTCTCACCGGCGACCAGGCGAACCCGATGCTCAATCGCGCGATTTCCGAGCTTTACCCGCCGGGGTCCAGCTTCAAGACCGTCGTAGCCACGGCAGCGCTGGAAAGCGGCAAATACCAGTTGGATACACGCATTCCGGCCGGCGCAAGCTATACGCTGCCCAACACCAATACGAAACTCACGAACCAGGCAAGCGCTGCAAACGGTGGCGCCGACGGCCAGATCTCGTTCGAGGA
The window above is part of the Bifidobacterium sp. ESL0704 genome. Proteins encoded here:
- a CDS encoding penicillin-binding protein 2; protein product: MNKYLRQLFTAVIILFAILGLSSTMITAIHANKLNNDPRNQRGLYHEFDAPRGSILASDGTVMAKSDPVNDPFAYQRSYANGPLYAPVTGYFSISQRADRGIEDSRNKLLTGESNQLFWQQFKSLFTGSANKGASIETSIDPKLQTTAYAQMAGKSGSVVVLEPKTNRILAMVSTPSYDPNVLASHDTTKVNQDYSRLTGDQANPMLNRAISELYPPGSSFKTVVATAALESGKYQLDTRIPAGASYTLPNTNTKLTNQASAANGGADGQISFEDALAYSSNTAFAQLGVTLGAQTIQDTAKKFGFGSSIRIDGSNSTGEPMQAIASKFPDNPAPDRLALASIGQGDTQETPLQNAMIASAIANGGTLMRPTLVDRVRSSDLTVISNTNPSVMSQPMSKDTANKLTEMMKAVITKENPNLAIPGVSIAAKTGTAQIGVGNQSNDGWIMGFAPADDPKIAVAVVVHNTDRAGSDAAGPIMKAIMREALGK
- a CDS encoding FtsW/RodA/SpoVE family cell cycle protein, coding for MIATRFRQIGLLLFAIAISGIAFFQLFARVYSGFPTNLVTALVAVAILFIVLWALLLKFQPYASQQILPCVLLLTAIGTMMIARIDYTKNTTVAYRQLIWVCVALVLTCIFIIALRDYRVLRRFSYVSMIVGLVLLLSPMIPGLGKEIGGARIWIGFGSHTLQPGEFAKLFLAFFFAAYLFNHRDQLAVGGKKVVGLQLPRVRDMGPLILVWFASIGVLVVQHDLGTSLMFFAMFVSMLYVATGRGSWLIIGGIAFVVAAVFSVKFFAHVGYRVDGWLHPFDAAVYNRKYGSSYQLVTGIFGLASGGLLGTGIGQGHPGLTPLGNSDFIYSSLGEELGLAGLMAILMLYLIIITSGLLTAMKIKDGFGKLLASGLVFTMAFQVFTVVGGLTLVIPMTGLTLPYMAAGGSSLVANYILAALLIVISNEANKPEPEGELSNTMQYEAMAALNERSAQKKNREAKHSRSRSRESETEPSTSSFPASPSPSVRSTTSATGDENDSSHSPMPSNPTVQEPQQTADVQPSPRVAASSTAETLPQTPAPANSDPIQGPDAAARPSAMPDSGDAMPVNPLHSADSEILDLNFDDLLGGKR